tcaaatttttcacgcacaaaatatttgtcgccactttaaatgtaaaaagttacattttatcgtcaattttatttagtaaaaaaatCCGTATTTTGATccaatcaactttttttttaaatcgtcaCCCTATCGTTTAGTGacaaacgaaaattgtatGTGCACTGTATCTTGAACCATTTGCACCCGTTAGCCTTCATATCACTAGactattttttcttcatcgttACAATTATCACTCAAACATACAATTCGTTCAATTAATAGCCCTCAGGGCCGTTGCCACTAAAAAACGTGAGTGAGTAAAGCGCTCACCTTGCGacaattgaattaattaattaaattgtcgCATTTTGTGTTAACCACACGATACGAGTAGGATCAGAGTGCCGCAGGGCCGGATAAGCATTTACAGCGCCCTGGGCAATGAGCCTTGCAGCGccgcatgaaaaatttattaaagaaattgtttcccacattgtcaaccaaatcaaataaaatgttttcaacatttcctcaagaatattattttctaagtAATGTGTAGTTAGAAACGGCGAGCGAGGCGAGGTGGCAAGCTTATGATAACATATaaccatatatgaatgagagatatatGATATAACCACAGTTTTCGTGATTAATTCGCAAAACTTtcccacaaacaaaaatcaagtaaagttataaaaaggtttcgctcgtatttttcgggattttaagtttgaagtttgtagaatgaatccgaaacaattttttcttgaaattcttcttgaagaacgaatcaaatgaaacaaatttatttagcaaatagctattttcaaatacaaagttccataatcacagacattgaaaaatgaacactacaatacaaatttacatcacaattctatagtttcattcaggtgttctttcaatttacactCGAATGTCCTCTCATTATTCTCACTTTTCACTTCCCTTGGAAGATCGTTAGAACATGAACGCGTTGTTtggaaaaaccaagaaaaaaacgtgaatttttgacacaatATTTGTGATACTGTTAAAGTTTCATTATATTGCGAGATTTACTCTACTTGGTAaggcaacgcactgctcctagcatgaacactactttgacaaacgtcgaatttggaggcttttgtgatgagagctaccgcttaagattgattgtattgtgtgtttgaactcacacaactaaaacaagtcacctatcttcacgaaagaaacgcagtgcctactgtgacttcatcagcctccaaatatttcttatgttcatgctaggagcagtgcgttgggtAAGGTCATGATTCGGAAAAAACGACTTGCGTTGAAGCAATTTCAAGGATCTAGGACTCGGGATCCCAAAAGTATTGAAGTTTAGGGCACTCTATAATGATCCTTTGTCTTCACTCTGAAAGTGTTAGATCTtgaaattcacgccgtaagtgtgcctaaaatttgaattttaagtgaacgattcgatgaaaaagtgaaccaaaaaatacttttcaacgcttcattgtatgaaaatgacgctacgttagaaagacctccgcactttcaattttgaatttcgaccgcacttacggcgtcaatTTAGGTAATTGGCCTtggatttcgacaaaaaaacatagctaacgccgacccgtacgaaacacctattcgtatcaaaagcctttaatgtgaaactcttcatttctcttacttcattttcttctctgctgaaaaactattctccctttaaaatcacttacattatccactctttgccttgttatcatatacaactaaattgccggaggcaatatagacagccccgtacgaagacaaatttcataaattcctatttaaacagctatataccgctatatttaactatatttcactataaataaacatttcacagataaatatatgctattatatagctctatatgcctgtatatagctcaatatagctgtatataggtatatatagatgtccgtatatggaatccctgaaaccccacacacataacaaattatttccatgttaacagaaactctctaagtatcatttttcccaagatatttctattttactaaaatccaatatggccgccggcagccattttgttaggagaccggaaatagtaccgacgctttacattcgttaatacctttcaaacaaaaaaaaattcatgaaattcggtcaaaatttactcgagatattgtcaaaatacaccacgttcactgtacttccgagtagccagataagagctcactccaagagacctagctcacgctccggagaacataatttcataaaaaaaaatttccctgattggtacggtcaatacctatctaataaactgcttgccgccctgtgcctgttccacaccaaggggtctaactcacgagtcggtcatccgatttccataaactttttttttgtcgatcggtattgtaaataccttttatttgacgtatcacttacaagtttaacgtttaaatgtccggagatatcttcgaaaaaccgtaaagcacttattgggccacagctcgggaggggtcgatccaaaatcactcatcttcgaacttagcctgtcttttgacattaccaaacgggaaaaagaagaattttcaaaatcggatgcgttttactcaagttatcgtgcagacagacggacagacggacagacggacagacggacagacggacatttttttttcgcggatttggcatctctagacaaccacaataggtttccccttactcagggagtccaattcgacgtgttacaaacgtatgcgtaaacccataagaccccagtacttcgtacgggtctaaaaatcgcgaatatatgccatgaacaattttcaatgtgcggaaacggatttgttctgcagcttttccagctgctttatttgttccaaactCCCGTTGTCCGGCGATCATGAGCAGGTTTCAGCTCATgaggaatttacaaaattttcgaaaattcctcATGAGCTAACAGCTTTCCATCATCCGACTATCACCGGCGGCTGACGAAAATGAAGCAATGGAatggttattgaaaattatttatagtgtCTTCAGCCAGAAGCCTCAAAGTTCAACTTTTCTAAAGCAGGACCATCAAAAAAACGCTTTAAATAACCAAATACGAACAGCCTTGGGTTAGTCGATGTGCgtgtattattcaaaaatatcaagttAGATGTATATATGCATTTCTTGTAGCTCACATTTACCCCAAGAATGTAATGTACAGACGCAAGCgaagcgaattttttttaatcgacgttgaTTTGTGCATGACTTATGTTGAACGTGAAATGATTACACtgtcgaaaaaatttaatttctcagCGCCTCTATTTTCCCAGCGCCCTGGGCCGGGCCCACTTTGCCCATGGGTTAATCCGGCTCTGAGAGTGCGTAATAGATTGAGCGACCACTTAGTTTCGTAATATTGCCCTTGGCCAGTTTCATCCTCATAGAGTGTTACTTACCAGAACCTCcccagtaaaaaaaattgtaagtgAGACTTCTCAAAAGCCTAAATCTAACGAATTCCGACTTCTCAGTCCTCaacttcatacaaaattttcctcaCTGAGACAGTGAGAAGTCTGTATTCGATCAATTTAGGCTTTGTGAgaactcttttttttactcgGGCTCCCCGCATAATACGGTTGACATAACAATTCCACGTCCTTGCTTCAGAGATTCATCCACTATTTAGTTATTTCACTTTGAACGTCTGGAAAACCGGCTTCTGGCTATCTACTAAAATGGGTCATGTAATGGGCTAATCTACATAGTTTCCAGACGCAATATTTCACTTCACgtaaatagtagattacattggatgtgAGATCAATTTTGTGCTACGAGTCGAACTCACGAGTGTGTatttaagcaacaagctttggaaactGCTATTGCGAcaagtttgcatatccgagccgatgCCGAGGTAAGCAACTACTGCGTAGGTACTGCacaagtcaaaataacagATTCCAATGCGAGTTGCTTAAAACACCCGAATTGTctcgaattaatgaattacttctAGTATCCAACGTTGTTTATTTCGCTGTTCCATGCGGAAAGTTGTTATTACATGGATGAACACTTTCCGTGGGGTTCCAAACATGCGTGTAATGACCACTTTCCGAGAGGGCACATGTAAATGTCAACTTTCCgcatgtgaatttttttttactcaaccGTTATCGTTCAGGTCTTTCCCCTTAAACTTAaggaatcaataaatttttgtcgtcTGCTTCTCTCGCCCAGCTTAACACTTATAAGTGTCAAAGACTATTTTTGAGGTCGataaaccaattttatttaaaatttactccTTTTTCACCTTATGTCGCCTCCGAATCCCAAACACTTTCATCAGAAATACGTTAAACAGAATCCTAATCACTCTAACCAGCACGAACGAAGCAACAACAATAAATGCAAGCACATCGACCGAATAATACTGCAGGAAATTCAGATGAACAGCAGGACTCTGCATGTGATAAGCGCCGTCGTGTCTAATAACGTATTCCACCCAGAAGACAGCTGTATCCAGTGGATGCGCTGGTCGATCTTTGTATAATGTCGATAGTTTCTTGGCAACGTGCGTATAGGAAGCGTTATTTAAAGCTTCGTCTACAGCGGTAGAAAAGGTGTTGGCATTGATCTCACTAAGCGGAAGACTCACTGCCCATCCTTCGTTGAGAATTTTCTTTGCATTGCTGAACTGATCGGCGAAAATGGGTATCGCAAGTATCGGTACTCCGTGGAATTTTGCTTCGGTAATACCTCCCTTGCCACAATGCGAGATGAAAAGTCTCACATTTGGATGCGCCAGGATATCGTTTTGAGGTAAccattttgcaattttaacaTTGTCCGGTAGTTTTGGCAGGTCTGTTTCGAATTTCCATAAGATTTTTAGCttcattttctggaatttgtgtaaaataaccgaaattttttccgGCGGCAATTCAGAGCTATTCACACTTGAGCCGAGGCTAAAGAAAATGGCTCCATCAGTGGCGCtatccaaaaaatatttgatatcCTGAAAAGGATCACACACATCAATCATTTATACCACACATGTTGAAGTTGTCGTACCGTAGGTAGAGGCGATGGCTCCTTTTCGACATGCAATCCCTCGATTTCGATCACATTGGGCAGTAATGCTTCGGGAACATGTCCACTAAAATGCTGTGAAACCAAGACCAGCGACACGTTCTTCAAGACTTCGTCATATGTGGGATATTGATCCGGTGGAAATGCTTCTTTATAGTAGGGCATTGCGTACCAATAAAAGTTGAACTCGAACACAAAAAACTCCACGATGTATGCGAAGAAATTGGAAACTCTGTCGAAAAAGGCCATTTTTGGATTCACTCCCATTAATACGGATGGAATGGTCGACATACTGCTAGGGTTACCACTGTATTGTCTGATCGgataaaaatttacattcgGCGTTATTATTACAGATGGACAGTGGAAGTGTCCAGACAATCCAAGGACATAATCGTTCGTTAACCATCCAATTATGACCAAGTCAAAGTGTTCGTTCTTTAATGCCAGAAATTTTGGATGTTTCAATAAGTTCATTGAATAACCCACCAAGTTCTTGACAATGCTGAATAAGGTTGATGCGGACGATTTTTCAGTGTTAGATTGGACTGCCGCAGATGCAAGACTGTGAAAGAACGTGCCATTGAGAAAGTCTGATATTTCAATGTAGCGATAGTTCTCCAATGGTCGTCCGTGTTGAGTAAATGTACTGACGACAGTGACGTCATGCCCGCGTTTAGCTAATTCCCTCATAAGTGGCTCTTCAACGATAAAGTGTGATCGAATGGGAGTTCCGAAAAATCCTAATATCCGGGCGCCGTTTGAACATCTCGTTTGTAATAAAGTTAGACCGATCAcacattgaaaaattacaaatttcaaattcatttctaTTGATTCGGAGTTCATTAAAACAAGAACATCAGAAGCAGAAGCTGTACGAATTTAAACTGACCAACGATTATCGCTGATTGTTCGTTTGGTATTTAGTTCCAACATCACATTATCAAAGTCAAAAATCGTAAGTTAATGTAGATAAGCTAAGTCGTCACGATTAGTAGGGTGTTTACAGtttcaacagatttttttttaagtatctTCGAATTCACTGAGTTCTTGATCAAAAATTCGTCAGTCGGCAATTTTAGTCCTCAATTTCAGACACTGTTGGTCCTCCAAAATCGAGGAAAATTTCGTCGAGACGAAAAATCACATTAAGAAAAATGGGACACTCTAATTAATGATTAGAGATAAACGAAAACTGATTGGCATTACGTCAATAAATTGTTAGGAATGGATGCAATTGTATAATAATTGACGGAGatcatttatattttatgagcacacaaaatgaagtgctgattgtttttgttaacATTTGGTGTTGATAACGATAGAGGAACTAATGACGGTAAAGAGGTCAAAAGGTCACTAGgtcaaaatcagaaaattcatattttcttcaatttggAGGCAATGTAAGTTTACATTTCAACTCGATAGTGGGCTCATTCGATAGGGCGTAGGAAGATGAAAAACCTGATGTGTCCAGATAGCCAGGATCGTTGATTTAAAAATTCggagcaaaaatttaaaaaaagatgttcACAGATTCTTAGGATTAGCGACCGAGTCAGCATTTTTGTGTTGGTTCATAGGTGTGGAAATTTGCTCTGTAAATGCCCTAAGAATGGGAACTTGGGGAATTTTATGGGAACTTTGGAAATTAATTCCTTAGTCTTAGGACCGAACAAAACCTAACATTGGTGCCACTATGAGTTCAAAATTTAACGACAAACAGATTTGCACCCATTATAGATTTAATCAGTTAGGGTgatcatttctgatcaatgCACACAGATCATGGAATCCTTTGTGCTACCCTGTCATCATGAAAATCTTGAAGCCCTTTTCAGGACCTCATCTCCTTCTCAACCTATTGCCTTACGCTCTACACGAATCACTCCAGGCGAGCAAACTGATCCCTATGATTAGGTACCAAAATGATAGCTAATCCTTAGGGCAGAAAGCAAAGAGTGACTGGCGTCAACCTCGTTTCATTAGACTGTAAATTCTAGAAAGCCACTGGGAGGACAGCTGTGTCTCACCCCTTAGACCTTACACTAATGACAGCGAGTAAGGCAACATTGTCGCCCGAATCACAGTCCTTGTCATTGGGATTGATAAAGCCTGTGATTTACATTCCGCTCGATATTGACCTGGTCCAGTCTCATATTTTATAAGACTAGCCCGTTCGAACGTAAACTTTCTCTGCAGTGGGCCAATATGAAAGCCGAGCCAGACAGAAGCGTCACTCAGCAGCGCGCCACCAAAAGGTCAACCGCCAAACTTAACCACTATTTAGCCCAAAAGCTCTTACTTCCAAATTAGACTGACGGACGAGCCACCTTTGAGACGAGGACCTTCGATGAAAAAAGCGAAATGACAGCGTGTCCAGACGATGGCACACCACTGAATAGCACAACGACCCGACACGGCGACCATATCGTCCCTTTGCAAAGAGTTTTGCACAACATGGAATACATTCCTCGAATATTAATACAGAGAGATGTACCCTCATCGAGTGTACGTTGTCTTTGCgaggaatcaaaataaaagccgGGAAAAACTAGCATCTCTCAGCGGCATAACACCACCAATCCATCCGTCGACCTTGTCCACTCTATAGCCCGAAAGCCTAAGCTCTATGAATAGTCCggatcattttactcatatagaAGCAAAATAAGACCCAGCCACATCAGTGAGTAAACTTTTAGACCATGAACCAACCGAGAGCTAAAGCTGGTGAGTGAGGCAAAGCAACTAAGAGTCCTGGCAGTGACACACCACTGAGAAGAGTACCAATCTCGCCAAGCCTTCCTAATGTCTCCTCGCAAAGAAATTCCGCTCACAGCgtccaaaaattcaccgaagtATGTTCTCGAAATATTCGTCGTGAATTACTCCCATAGTCATATTTGTATACAAACCTTAGCTGAGTGAATCAGTTGAAGTCATTTTAAGTTTGGTGAAAAGCTTTCACAATTATTGTTATGggagaaaatagtaaattccaacaagagcgaatTTTTATGGCCAGAGCAAACGAGGTGCATACGTGCAAGGTATAAAAACCgttttttctccacgaaacgaaCGCATCAATCTATTACACCATTTTCTCGTTCCTATTAGATCATAGGTGGCCCATGGCATGTCGCTCGTTCAGCTTCACTATTCCCAATTAAACAGATAGAAAGTGAAAGTGTATATGAGGGTGACACCATACGCAGTGAAAGTAATGATCTAGCTTCAATTGGGTTGTTAAGGCAGGTTacaacgaataaaattttgttttccgtGCGTTATGAGAGAGATAATTCagttatttttctttatctgaTACATGATGTAATGCTCCTGGCTTGGCAATTGCATTTGACGgttctttcaattttcgattCATTAACCGGTTGTTAGCACAATAGATTGAGGATGCCATggttaataataaaaagatgTTTCGCCCTGAAATTTACAACCACTCTCTGGACCTCCAAACTTTGAACTCCTCCTTACACTTTTACACCTccgactttgaaataaaaactctttcagacgACAAACAGAGTcttagctcttcccttgcccgTACATCACATAAAGTGGTaacaaagataaaaaaaaagctgtttcgacctcgagaactagcggcggtctttggtcagagtggactgaccaCCCTCAGTTGCTTCCGTtagcctcttacacaagacagcgaaaaactttattttcgaACAAGTGATCTCAGTTTTTTCAGATTAATTGCCATCGGCTGATGGAATTTCGGACATTCTTGGAAGCTGCTATGAAATTCATCCCCAAACGcagcaaaatcaaaatcaaaat
Above is a genomic segment from Bradysia coprophila strain Holo2 chromosome IV unlocalized genomic scaffold, BU_Bcop_v1 contig_106, whole genome shotgun sequence containing:
- the LOC119070946 gene encoding UDP-glucosyltransferase 2-like produces the protein MNSESIEMNLKFVIFQCVIGLTLLQTRCSNGARILGFFGTPIRSHFIVEEPLMRELAKRGHDVTVVSTFTQHGRPLENYRYIEISDFLNGTFFHSLASAAVQSNTEKSSASTLFSIVKNLVGYSMNLLKHPKFLALKNEHFDLVIIGWLTNDYVLGLSGHFHCPSVIITPNVNFYPIRQYSGNPSSMSTIPSVLMGVNPKMAFFDRVSNFFAYIVEFFVFEFNFYWYAMPYYKEAFPPDQYPTYDEVLKNVSLVLVSQHFSGHVPEALLPNVIEIEGLHVEKEPSPLPTDIKYFLDSATDGAIFFSLGSSVNSSELPPEKISVILHKFQKMKLKILWKFETDLPKLPDNVKIAKWLPQNDILAHPNVRLFISHCGKGGITEAKFHGVPILAIPIFADQFSNAKKILNEGWAVSLPLSEINANTFSTAVDEALNNASYTHVAKKLSTLYKDRPAHPLDTAVFWVEYVIRHDGAYHMQSPAVHLNFLQYYSVDVLAFIVVASFVLVRVIRILFNVFLMKVFGIRRRHKVKKE